The window CAGCCAGTGATGGCCACTGCCATTTCAAGTTAACTGGTTTACTTAGGTCAATTTGAGAAAATAGGGAAGAGTAAGATAACATACTCACAGCTCTGCAAAAATTAGAGCTGTAACAAATTAAACCTGGCAAATTACAGCTGATACGAGTTTTAGGAttcatcttttcccttttaaatctAGTTTTCATTACTGAAGTAGAGGCTGAACTTTGAACTCatttacttcttaaaaataagctaGATGTTAAATACATAGAGAAAAGTGTTGCAATATATCGGATCCCTATTCTATATTTGCATCTAAGATTATTTAAGCCATGGACACTTATTGTCAATTTTGCTTTAATACACTGGATAGTGAAGACAGCTCAGTAGTGCAAATTTTCACATTATAGATCAGAATGAAATAGAAGGTATTTGAGGGCATGATTGcggggagaaaagaaaaacaacttgtAAAGTTAAGCCACACTTTTCCAAATTACTGGAGCACATGCCAACTCTGCACATAGCACTGCACTTTAGTGGAGACAGAATGAACACtccacacaaagaaaaaaaagaaaatcaatattaTTAAGGCCATATCCTGTCACCATTCTGTGCAAGAATaccactgaagtaaaaatgttATGTTAAAAAAGACAATATGATGACAGGACAGGGCCTGAAGACAGACACACACTCCATGAAAAAATAACAGGCTGTCTTAAACAGTAGCATAAGGCTAGCCCATTTCAGACAAACAAGTATTAAAAACGTACTAGCACCATCAACTTTTGGGTTAAAGCCCTTTATGGgatgaaaaaaaaggttttaagcagtgttaaaaaaaatgtttttacagcacTACATCTATGTGGCAGAAAATAGgtgttgggattttttccccctatcaTTAAGCTCAATTTTAACAAAAGTCCACAGACAGGAAGTGGTACAGTAATTTGAACAGGCCTCTGTCCGGGGCAAAGGTACTCCGTGTTCCAAATCTGACTTGAGTTTTTCTCCCAAATTGTAGTGCACAAATAACATCACAAACATCTTAACAGACTTCaaaaacagtacagaaaaaaagataatcatGAATCAGGATCTACCATTCCTCTATGTACTTTcaatctaaaataaaactaaaaaaaacccaaccttagTGATATTGCCTCAAATTTTACccgtatttaaaaaaaaagagaaaaaaagaaaagtcacttCAAAACATCTTGGACATGCTTAGCTATTAATGCtagattttctttcactgtagTGCATAGTTATCCTGGCTCTTCCACTTAATTTGCTCTTACCACAAAAACACCCCTCTAGTATGACATGATTAAGTgtttaccagaaaaaaaatgctgataattGCACTTTGTAACCTCCTTCTCATTTCCCAGGAAAATATCAGTAAATATGAAACTGAACCAGCAATTCCCTCCCCAGACTGCAACCTTTAAAGAGCACCCATCCCCATATACAAAAAAACTGTCGGTTTCAGCTTACAATAAATACTGAcagaatttctttgttttcttttaagacatGTTTTCTCTAGCATCAGATTACCACTGAAATCACTAAGGcctgttactgaaaaaaaaagtttaaataactTTCTGAAGACACTGCGGATACAATTTAGCAACAACACATTCAAAATGCCGGCCTAAATCCCAGAGCCTATCTGGAGTCTCGTATACTTTTTGCCATTGGTCAGTAACCTCATCATACTGGTAGAGTGAATTCTTCCTGCTGGTTCTGAAAACATGTTCTTCAACAGTGACTTGAGTAGCTCTGACAAACAGATGGAGTTTATTTTTGAGGAGTACGAGTTTTATATACGGATTAATGGACTGATCACATGGAAAGTCTTTTTTTCGAGTCCACTTATTTTGTTCAATGTCATAGGCCTCTACGGTAAACATACGTTGATGGTTTCCACAGGTTCCAGCTATGTAGTAGATGGAGTCATTGTATACAGTTGCCAAGCCTTGGATTCTAGGCACAGTCATTGGGGTCAAAAATCCCCAGTAATCCTTCTGAGGATCATAGCAGAGAAAAAATTCCcctgaaaagagagaggaaaaataaaacataacttATGCTTCATTTCCAGAATAGCCATTCTGCAGCTACTAAGCTTTCAGGCATGTTCTTCCACAGACAGAAACAGTCtaccaatttttaaaagccttgatCCCGTAACAAAAAACCTAGCACCATCCCCTGCTTTCTTCCAAGtgcattacaaaaatattaatagcatgaataaaaacatttctattttttgtttctatttgtttctattttgagtttctatttctttttcagctgaagaagaGACAGTTTGAAGCATATCAGAAATACAGTGTTTTACAGATTTCCTAGCTATCCTTCACTACTTCTAAACCATGCTTAATAATTTGGGACAAAACCTTTCAAGAGTCCAGTCTTGAAATGTCTGAAgtatttgtttcattctttaaCATCTTCACGTGTCATCTACAGACTGTGGAGTCTCAGAATTCAGTGCTTGAAATTTGTTAAATCTGAGCAAATAATTGTGTGTTGTACTACACACAGATTTTGAAGCTACTTGTATCAGGTGGCTAGGTTACACATTTAGGTTGATGTGCTTAAAAGGATGCCAGGTGAATACTTGATTCAGCATTAGTTTTGcaattagattttaaaacacCTCTTCTGTTGACTGCACAGAGTAGCATCTACAGGCTGTAGATAACGGAAGTTCAGATGACTGAAAGCTCACGCTCTGCAAACTTGATAAAAAGAACACGGATAAAGACCACCTTGTCTTTTGTAAAGCCCGGGGGAAGAAAGGCCTAACATTTGCCAAATATTAGCATAATTCAAATCATATATAATTTCACATGActatttgaataattttaacCAAGCTGTTGTGTAACCGAGCACCTCAAGTATAacaaagaatacaaaaataatacagtaaaaCAGGTGGAACATAGTTTAAGAGATTAAGTCTTACAGATAATACATTTTTTGATTATTCACTTTTGTTCCACAGGGTAATCTCCTATGGCTGACCCTTGCATTCCATTGGCATGTCAACACTCTCATCAATCCGTATTGACTACTTCAAACTTTTGAGCTTTCTCTAGAAACATTattgaaagttaatttttttatactaCTTCAGTGCAACTCAATCAAGGTTTTATCTACCACACTCAAATAGGTAAGTTGCCCATTTTCCATAGCACGAATCTTTACAATTGCTGGTCAGCACAGTGAAGTAGCTTGCTTATTTATGCAAGCATTGAGTTGTCATTTAAACCACTGAAGCACAGAATTAGCGCAACTAAAATTTGTAAACAAAATGCACTCTTATTCTACAGGTTATAATAATATCCACTTTTTAGCAGTTCTAAGAAACATTTAAAGCATAAACAAATAGTCTACCAAGTTAAATATTCTTCAGCATTCCTTTTTAACCATCTAAAGCAGATGTCTGACTCAACAGAAGAGACAGATTGAGAGAACTTGCTAGTGtaacagaattatttaaagCCACAACCAACAAGAGTCAAACCtgatacagaaatgaaagaagaaaactatcTGCAAATCATGCAGAAACCCACCAACCTTACCAAGTGGCAGGAATGCAAAGTCAACAAATCAGGTTGACTCCTTCCAGTAAGTGACAATGAACTTACAGTATTCTCtatcctgtttctttcctgtggtCCAGCTTTGTATGGAGAGTGACCCAAGGAGGGAGCTGGTATGGATCTAAGACCCCAACTTCTGCAGATGTTTACAGAGGTTGCCCTCGGCAAAACATAACCAAgaccccccctcctcctttctttccgCTTCTTGGGACTCTTGTTACTACAGCCTCATAGACCAGTCTCAGCACTTTTAAGTGTAAACTGCTATATGGCTCATGCATACATACAAATACATGCTTTATATAAGATctccataaataaaataaaggtaagaataaattatttgatcCATTCCCATAATGATCCTTTTTATTCATTCAAGAATCAATATCTAATACACCAGTAAGTCTGATCATTTACCGGAAGAAAGGATGTAAAGGCACTACTATAATTACTCACCAAAGAAACAGAACTAACTAGAAAGAGATAAATAATCTTTCTTAGTTACCAGGAAGACTTCAAAAAGCAGGGTAGGGCAGGAAATGAAGGCCTACAGCAGTTAATTGACTTTTACAAGTCACCAAGAATACAAACATCATTAATTTTCACAGGTTTAgctaaataaaatgcaaagtgcTTTTTCATAGGACAATAACTTTTCTTCAACATCAGTGCACTTCACCCAGATAAAGAAGATATAATAAAGAATTTTCACAGTAAAATTTAATACTATACTGTTGACTCAGAACACCACCAAAACTGCCATTTGTGCAATAACTCAATACTACAGCTTAGTGACACATTCCCAGGGCATGAGAACTCAAGCAGCAACCTCACTCTTCCTCCCCCACTGCTCTCCCTagctttcctcccaccccattGTCCCAGGGCATTCTTTAAATGTCCAGGAAACTTGGGTTTTCTAAGGTGCTTAAGAGAGCGCAGTCAGATTGAACAATCCCCACTTCCAATAAAACACCATATAGTCAGTCAAACCACCTTACCCTGTAAAACATAGATGTTATCCTTATATTCCACAGCACTATGAAACTCCATTGCTACCGGCATTGGACAGACAGCTGTCCAACAGTTCTCTCGGCTGTCATAACACTCCACAGACTTGAGTGAGTTTCGCCCATCTCCTTCATAAACGCGACCACCTATTGCATACAGTTTACCACAGCAATGAACCAACTTGCAGCCTATTCTGGCTCGCAACAAAGGAGCTTTCGGAATCCACCTATTGCCAGAATGATCATACATCCAAAAATCACTCTCTGCTCTGTGGTCAATGGAGACCTCGCTGCTGCTTGGTCTGTAACCACCCGCAATATAAATATCATTATCAGGAGATACAAGAATTCCAACCTCCCTCAAGTCATTTGGTGGCTTGCATAGTTTAAACACTCTCCCTGTGACCGAATCTAAACAAGGCACTGTTTGCTTCTTTCCTGAGTGTTTGTGGGCAGCATCGAAGCATATGATCATTTCAGAAGCGGTCATTCCAAGCCGTTGTGTGTAGCCATTGGCACTATGTTGTCCCTTTTGTACACAGCTTTTGGCCATAGCCTGTGCAAACATGGGAGGGATTTTCTCTAAAAATGTCTCTTCCAACAGAGGCATACGGATGCATTTGGCAAATATTTCTGGAAGGTGCACTTCTCTCTTATTTTGTTCATGCTCAAACCACCTTATAATGCTGTCATAAACATGTTCTTCTTTGTCTACATTTAAGTCATCACTGTTGAGTATACTTATCAGTTGGTCTTTTCTCAACTGAAGAAATTCTTGCTCTTTGGTGACACTCAGAAACTTTTTACGAATGTAGTCCTGTGATCTGTCTTTGAGTTCCTGATGACCATAGTGATCAGCAAAGATAAACACCCCAATGGAGTTCTGTGGGTCCAAATGACTGATCATATATTTAGCACACTGGTCTTGTATGGAAGGGATCTGGAAGATACTAGCTGCAGTGAACAAAGCTTGAACGTTGGCCTCTGTCAGCATTACTCTGGAGGTATATGCATAGTTCAATACTAAATGCATTGACTCTGCTTCAACACCAACTATACGAACTTCTTTCTGGGTACTCTCTGTAAGGCCGCTAGTGAACATAGatctataaaagaaaaatatttcgAAGTTTATTTGTAATTACCTTCTAACTACAGGtataagaaatgaaattatattgcACAGCTAATCCCAACGTGTTTGCCCTTATATCAGCACAAATACATTTATCACTGATGTTACACTGTCCTGTTTGGGTACCTAAATTTAAGATCAGTTCTAGACTTACGGAAACAAAAGTGGCAAGCTGGAAATTCTTGCTTCATTATCTCACTAATTATAGTGagataatttataatttataatatcTCCCATATTAAAATTCACTCAGTTTACAAGCAAAGCTCTTGATATATCTAAGTCTTTGCACTCAACTTTCAACATGTTATTTCATATGCATATCCTAGCATGCTAGAATATATaactttaaaaggaaacaagtaGTTTAACTATGTTGTTACTGTATCCAAGATACCATCAATACTGgagacatttttgtttgttttttttaaatcatgtgACATTTTCTCCAATGAAACTCTCCTTTGATAAACAGACACTGATAATTCATTGACGTTAAGAAAACAATAATCTTTACTTACTGGGTGCACTATATTATCGGTAGTTACGTGGAATATTAGTAtaggtgtgatttttttctaactttcatttcatgaaaataagttataattctgcttttgatCACCACTAGAACAATGGACTATTGTACCTGAAATAAGGACTGATTGCAGCAAGAACATTCCTATGACAGGAGAATGTTTTCCCATGATCCACTTCCACTACGATATCTGTCAGCTGTCCTTCATCATACATGGTTTTAAGCTGTTGAAGAATACTACAAGCATGGAAGGGGTCCATTCCACTGCTGACTGTGTTTGAAGAAGGAATTCCATTCAGTGTTTGTGAAAACTTACTTGGTTCTACAAAGCAAAATTGAAACTGtttaacaacaaacaaacaaaaaaacaaccccccaaaacccacacaTACCAAAACCACCCATGCATGAACAAGAATTAGCATAAATTAATATTCCATACTTCCTCACTGTCACCATCCATCAACAAAAGTCTAAAATTTTCAAGGGTGAATAAAGATATAAAGATACctcaataattttttccttttcccaatGTACATGTAGGTTACCGTTAACCTATAAAATTATatccattaagaaaaaaataatataaatagtTCATATTTATTACATATcactggggaggaaggaaattaaGTCAAGAATCACAATGCTTACTGACttataaaatgggaaaaacaaagaatgcagaagaataaaataagccCCCAACCTACACCACCATTACGCAAGTCTATATGTACGTACTTTACTTCACACTGAAACAGGAACTGGCTACTAACTTACACAAGTGATGGTTAATAGCATAGACTCATGAAGAAACAGCCCTACAGTAAATATGTTGGGCAAACTTAAACTCACATAAATTTGATATATGgttacatgtttttctttacaaataaaatacaattaccATTTAAAATTACTCAGGTATGAAGGAGTTTGCATATCATTGTGAAAACATATGAAATGGAGCATATGCTTCTAAGCAACATGTGATATGCCTAATGAAGTAaatctaaaaaattaaaattgagcAATGTCTCAAGCACAAAAATCTGTTTCGTAATAGCAACAAAATTTTTAcgcaacaacaacaacaaaggagagctcaaaagaaaaacattaggTGGTAAGAGCTGCAAATCAGGTAAAGCTGCTGACTGCAACAGAGAATGCTTCCGCAAATTTTGGGCAACACAAAGGGGCAAAGAGGATAGTGAACAACAATTGTTAATGATGAATAGGAGATTTAAATTCTAACTCGTGGTAATATACAGCAGACAATTTCTCTTACTCAGAATTCAGCACAGTCACAAT of the Ciconia boyciana chromosome 11, ASM3463844v1, whole genome shotgun sequence genome contains:
- the KBTBD8 gene encoding LOW QUALITY PROTEIN: kelch repeat and BTB domain-containing protein 8 (The sequence of the model RefSeq protein was modified relative to this genomic sequence to represent the inferred CDS: substituted 1 base at 1 genomic stop codon); the protein is MAALPXGARLLVATRRAEPSPPRPPPGNYNSQAARRGGTTAPSMPRAPGAARLRALALHFPAGGGSGGQSARPRLVGARSGVGFRGSKRAAERKRRRGSSAGDISFRAAPLSRCRSGAPRMAALGEPSKFSQTLNGIPSSNTVSSGMDPFHACSILQQLKTMYDEGQLTDIVVEVDHGKTFSCHRNVLAAISPYFRSMFTSGLTESTQKEVRIVGVEAESMHLVLNYAYTSRVMLTEANVQALFTAASIFQIPSIQDQCAKYMISHLDPQNSIGVFIFADHYGHQELKDRSQDYIRKKFLSVTKEQEFLQLRKDQLISILNSDDLNVDKEEHVYDSIIRWFEHEQNKREVHLPEIFAKCIRMPLLEETFLEKIPPMFAQAMAKSCVQKGQHSANGYTQRLGMTASEMIICFDAAHKHSGKKQTVPCLDSVTGRVFKLCKPPNDLREVGILVSPDNDIYIAGGYRPSSSEVSIDHRAESDFWMYDHSGNRWIPKAPLLRARIGCKLVHCCGKLYAIGGRVYEGDGRNSLKSVECYDSRENCWTAVCPMPVAMEFHSAVEYKDNIYVLQGEFFLCYDPQKDYWGFLTPMTVPRIQGLATVYNDSIYYIAGTCGNHQRMFTVEAYDIEQNKWTRKKDFPCDQSINPYIKLVLLKNKLHLFVRATQVTVEEHVFRTSRKNSLYQYDEVTDQWQKVYETPDRLWDLGRHFECVVAKLYPQCLQKVI